In one window of Deltaproteobacteria bacterium DNA:
- a CDS encoding CoA transferase, with protein DPPAPTAPPRAWEVAVAGPSAAPRALAAPRVVELASLWAGPLAGRLLGLAGARVTKVESARRPDGARAGNARFFDLLNSGKRSVALDFHTASDRRRLAALLESADIVIEGSRPRALLQLGIRAESWTRARPGRVWLSITGYGRAAPQADWVAFGDDAAAAAGLCWCVPEGAPLFVGDAIADPLAGLGGALAALRCWRAGEGALLDVALARCAAWSLAQGPRLGASLARGLEPLPPRVLACERERAAPLGAHTAELLRELATP; from the coding sequence GGATCCGCCGGCGCCCACCGCGCCGCCGCGCGCGTGGGAAGTCGCGGTGGCCGGCCCCAGCGCCGCGCCTCGCGCGCTCGCCGCGCCCCGAGTCGTCGAGCTCGCAAGCCTGTGGGCGGGTCCGCTGGCGGGGAGGTTGTTAGGGCTCGCGGGCGCGCGGGTGACGAAGGTCGAGAGCGCGCGGCGTCCCGACGGAGCGCGTGCGGGCAACGCGCGCTTCTTCGATCTCCTCAACTCCGGCAAGCGGAGCGTCGCACTCGACTTTCACACCGCGAGCGATCGGCGCCGCCTCGCGGCGCTGCTCGAGAGCGCAGACATCGTGATCGAGGGCTCGCGCCCGCGCGCGCTCCTGCAGCTCGGCATCCGCGCGGAGAGCTGGACGCGCGCGCGCCCCGGGCGCGTCTGGCTCTCGATCACCGGATACGGGAGAGCGGCGCCGCAGGCGGACTGGGTCGCGTTCGGCGACGACGCAGCCGCGGCAGCCGGGCTCTGCTGGTGCGTGCCGGAAGGTGCGCCGCTGTTCGTCGGCGATGCGATCGCCGATCCGCTCGCGGGTCTCGGCGGAGCCCTCGCGGCGCTGCGCTGCTGGCGCGCGGGCGAGGGCGCGCTGCTCGACGTCGCGCTCGCGCGCTGCGCGGCGTGGTCGCTCGCGCAGGGCCCGCGCCTCGGCGCATCGCTCGCGCGCGGGCTCGAACCGCTTCCACCACGCGTGCTCGCGTGCGAACGCGAGCGCGCGGCGCCGCTCGGCGCGCACACCGCGGAGCTGCTGCGCGAGCTTGCGACTCCGTGA
- a CDS encoding sulfatase, which translates to MLRRLIDSPWTYFALAGLLVLGTLVWMFDIRGASRHVGTIESDLAKLRERQDVNVVFVLIDTLRADRLSSYGYARETSPNMDVIADNGVRFARAQSQSSWTKCSMASLWTGLFPQRSGVTRFDHALPDSAVMPAELFSKAGYTTAGIFRNGWVSSNFGFQQGFDLYLKPMPRTDAAHVERKGRTEAQLAGTDEDVTLSAIEFLKTNQREKFLLYLHYMDVHQYVYDDAAAEQKFGDATIANVYDRSIHWTDRNIAALISTLDTLDLSKRTIVVIAADHGEAFGEHGREGHATDIHQEVVHVPLMFQLPFRVEGGLVVDSLVRNVDIWPTLLDLVGLPALPDTDGISLVPMMQAAARGEVVEAPPAHAYIDQVWGQIEMEPKPLVGVQRDTQRVIYSKAKANETLQVYDLATDPGERRNLRKNPPAWSEELRTQLDESFAWRKAPWGEGASVELDEMELNQLRALGYVVGEGQVGQDRVKEIEKK; encoded by the coding sequence GTGCTGCGCCGTCTGATCGATTCGCCTTGGACCTACTTCGCGCTCGCGGGGCTGCTCGTGCTCGGCACTCTCGTCTGGATGTTCGACATCCGCGGCGCTTCGCGGCACGTGGGCACGATCGAGAGCGACCTCGCGAAGCTGCGCGAGCGGCAGGACGTGAACGTCGTGTTCGTGCTGATCGACACGCTCCGTGCCGATCGCCTCTCGAGCTACGGCTATGCGCGCGAGACGAGCCCGAACATGGACGTGATCGCCGACAACGGCGTGCGCTTCGCGCGCGCGCAGTCGCAGTCGAGCTGGACGAAGTGCTCGATGGCGTCGCTGTGGACCGGCCTGTTTCCGCAGCGCTCCGGCGTGACCCGCTTCGATCACGCGCTGCCGGACTCCGCGGTGATGCCGGCGGAGCTCTTCTCGAAGGCTGGCTACACGACCGCGGGCATCTTCCGAAACGGCTGGGTGTCCTCGAACTTCGGCTTTCAGCAGGGCTTCGACCTGTACCTCAAGCCGATGCCGCGTACCGACGCGGCGCACGTCGAGCGCAAGGGCCGCACCGAGGCGCAGCTCGCAGGCACCGACGAGGACGTGACGCTCTCCGCGATCGAGTTCCTCAAGACCAACCAGCGCGAGAAGTTCCTGCTCTACCTCCATTACATGGACGTGCACCAGTACGTCTACGACGACGCGGCCGCGGAGCAGAAGTTCGGCGACGCGACGATCGCGAACGTCTACGACCGCTCGATCCACTGGACCGATCGAAACATCGCGGCGCTGATCTCGACGCTCGACACGCTCGACCTCAGCAAGCGCACGATCGTCGTCATCGCGGCCGACCACGGCGAGGCCTTCGGCGAGCACGGCCGCGAGGGCCACGCGACGGACATCCATCAGGAAGTCGTCCACGTTCCGCTGATGTTCCAGCTGCCATTCCGCGTCGAGGGCGGACTCGTGGTCGACTCGCTCGTTCGCAACGTCGACATCTGGCCGACGCTGCTCGATCTCGTGGGATTGCCGGCGCTGCCCGATACCGACGGCATCTCGCTCGTGCCGATGATGCAGGCTGCCGCGCGCGGCGAGGTCGTGGAGGCGCCTCCTGCGCACGCCTACATCGATCAGGTGTGGGGCCAGATCGAGATGGAGCCGAAGCCGCTCGTCGGAGTTCAGCGCGACACGCAGCGCGTGATCTACAGCAAGGCGAAGGCGAACGAGACGCTGCAGGTGTACGACCTCGCGACCGATCCGGGTGAGCGGCGCAACCTGCGCAAGAACCCGCCCGCGTGGTCGGAAGAGCTCCGCACTCAGCTCGATGAGTCGTTTGCGTGGCGCAAGGCGCCCTGGGGCGAGGGCGCGTCGGTCGAGCTCGACGAGATGGAGCTGAACCAGCTTCGCGCGCTCGGCTACGTCGTCGGCGAGGGCCAGGTGGGCCAAGACCGCGTGAAAGAGATCGAGAAGAAGTAA
- a CDS encoding PEP-CTERM sorting domain-containing protein, which yields MSPTFLILTYAPEPGTLMLLGAGIAGLVAVGRRKLK from the coding sequence GTGTCGCCCACGTTCCTCATCCTCACCTACGCGCCGGAGCCGGGCACGCTGATGCTCCTCGGTGCGGGCATCGCCGGCCTGGTGGCCGTCGGCCGCCGCAAGCTGAAGTAG
- a CDS encoding PEP-CTERM sorting domain-containing protein, with protein MGDTASPTFLKLTYAATPEPGTLMLLGAGVAGLVLVGRRKLR; from the coding sequence GTGGGCGACACCGCCTCGCCGACGTTCCTGAAGCTCACGTACGCCGCGACGCCGGAGCCGGGCACGCTGATGCTGCTCGGTGCTGGCGTGGCGGGCCTCGTGCTCGTGGGTCGCCGCAAGCTCCGCTAG
- a CDS encoding amidohydrolase family protein, with translation MLIRGCQVDGAHCDVRVDPAAGRIAEIARRLAALAAEHVIEASGGALLPGLNDHHAHLFATAAALGSVRCGPPHVRDAPALAAAISAARAGDGGWLRGVGYHEAVAGALDRLALDRIEDARPVRVQHRTGALWVLNSAAIAMLGLDAGVDAPGVERDAVGRATGRLFRLDAWLRARIAESAPSASSSPRKALEPALRALSQHYARCGVTGVTDAGADNGASALAAIADAQRAGDLAQRVLVMGDESLPVLATPELSTGALKLLLDERALPDLGSLVARIAAAHARRRTVAVHCVTRVELHFALAALAEARVLRGDRIEHASVAPPEAVREIARLGLTVVTQPSFVLERGDTYLDDVDPTDRAWLYRARVFLAQRTPLAAGSDAPYAEPDPWRAMRAACERRTAGGAALGSAEALTPEEALALFTAPLEAPGSAPPPLAPGAPADLCLLRVPWSEARRNLHADLVTGTWRAGHLLWNEDAPRP, from the coding sequence ATGTTGATTCGCGGCTGCCAAGTCGATGGCGCGCACTGCGACGTGCGCGTCGATCCTGCCGCCGGCCGCATCGCGGAGATCGCGCGGCGGCTTGCCGCGCTCGCCGCTGAGCACGTCATCGAAGCGAGCGGCGGTGCGCTGCTCCCCGGGCTGAACGACCACCATGCGCATCTGTTCGCCACTGCCGCCGCTCTCGGCTCGGTTCGCTGCGGGCCTCCCCACGTGCGCGACGCGCCAGCTCTGGCTGCGGCGATCTCGGCAGCGCGCGCGGGCGACGGCGGCTGGCTGCGCGGCGTCGGGTACCACGAGGCCGTCGCGGGCGCGCTCGATCGCCTCGCGCTCGACCGCATCGAGGACGCGCGGCCCGTGCGCGTGCAGCACCGCACCGGCGCGCTGTGGGTGCTGAACAGCGCCGCGATCGCGATGCTCGGCCTCGACGCCGGAGTCGACGCGCCGGGAGTCGAGCGCGATGCGGTAGGGCGCGCGACGGGGCGCCTGTTTCGTCTCGATGCGTGGCTTCGCGCGCGCATCGCGGAGTCGGCGCCCAGCGCGAGCTCCTCGCCGCGCAAGGCTCTGGAGCCGGCGCTGCGCGCGCTGTCGCAGCACTACGCGCGCTGTGGAGTCACCGGCGTGACGGACGCGGGCGCCGACAACGGCGCCTCGGCTCTCGCGGCCATCGCCGACGCTCAGCGAGCGGGCGATCTCGCGCAGCGTGTGCTCGTGATGGGAGACGAGTCGTTGCCCGTCCTCGCGACGCCGGAGCTGTCGACGGGCGCCCTCAAGCTGCTGCTCGACGAGCGCGCGCTGCCAGACCTCGGCTCGCTCGTCGCACGCATCGCCGCGGCGCACGCGCGCCGGCGCACGGTGGCCGTTCACTGCGTGACGCGCGTCGAGCTGCACTTCGCGCTCGCCGCGCTCGCCGAGGCTCGCGTGCTGCGCGGCGATCGCATCGAGCACGCCTCGGTCGCGCCGCCGGAGGCCGTGCGCGAAATCGCGCGGCTCGGCCTCACGGTCGTGACGCAGCCGAGCTTCGTGCTCGAGCGCGGCGACACCTATCTGGACGATGTCGACCCCACGGACCGCGCCTGGCTCTACCGCGCCCGCGTCTTTCTCGCGCAGCGAACTCCGCTCGCCGCTGGGAGCGACGCACCGTACGCCGAGCCCGACCCCTGGCGCGCGATGCGGGCCGCCTGCGAACGCCGCACTGCGGGCGGCGCCGCGCTCGGCAGCGCGGAGGCGCTCACGCCCGAAGAGGCGCTCGCGCTCTTCACAGCCCCGCTCGAAGCTCCCGGCAGCGCCCCGCCGCCTCTCGCGCCGGGTGCGCCCGCGGACCTGTGCCTGCTGCGCGTGCCCTGGAGCGAAGCGAGACGCAACTTGCACGCAGATCTCGTCACCGGCACCTGGCGCGCGGGCCACCTTCTCTGGAACGAGGACGCGCCTCGCCCCTGA
- a CDS encoding fused MFS/spermidine synthase has product MRRDFSFPVLALCFLLSGFAALVYQTAWTREFAFVFGTSELAIATVLAAYMAGLAVGAALAGRLAPRVRRPVLAYGLLELGIALAALAVPLLVQGATALLLAWFGEQPGLPDARGGAISLFYLATSFAILMVPTLFMGATLPLLARHAVRSDAELGPRIAWLYAINTAGAVLGTLTTAFVLLDALGLRGTVWVAVALNAGVFVIAALLARIAPLPESSAPGTAAAAQGARWILPLILLSGAVSFSYEVLWTRLLSHRLGASVYAFATMLGSFLLGIALGSALAARFARTPAQARAGFAFAQLGIAALSLAAFTLVDSLPAWLGTNVALLPNAAAGFALLLPAALCIGATYPLAVRVHAGGAADASAASARVYAWNTAGSIAGALGAAYFALPALGFTGVVTACVATSLLLALAASLLGDSRLRLAGALASLGFVALALLPPREPVHLLHATPLEAHGEIFPVVFSAVGESSSVLVTRDEIGRYRVRTNGLPESLVVSSEADFDMGASARWIGGLASLVRPEAESIAVVGLGGGLSVEGIPRTVRDVHVIELEPEVVAANRALSPHRAVDPLADPRVRLYENDARSALLLSGLRFDAIVAQASHPWTAGASHLYTREFFELVRSRLTSRGVFVQWMGPGFVDETLLRSIVATVRAVWPNVRVYDPYGALLFVASNEPLASAEQSVPALLARDAEVMARLGVMSAAHAELWLRLDEAGAEEFSRGAAVITDDRNLLQMRSPAVVAGGTSLQQQPSEALARLAPLRQVRGAAATALVARAAEQGALARIGALLPHGGDAAAEQGIAARIALMRGRQHVAENRLAQALATNAGEPLARSLALRMQRRFGDSAKLAPLLAGADPSDGERVVTEALAASDRGDLAALRALDAALAALTGGDPFTPDATLLRATWRVNAGGDAERAEARALLAGLFVTTTGNTPARLLLAELEDRDPVRRAAPLLRIASDKASPPLTAHEAARIEALARTLPSGAPELMGARERVMAYLDRAARVPWR; this is encoded by the coding sequence ATGCGCCGCGACTTCTCCTTCCCCGTGCTCGCGCTGTGCTTTCTGCTCTCGGGCTTCGCTGCGCTCGTCTATCAGACCGCGTGGACTCGCGAGTTCGCGTTCGTGTTCGGCACCTCCGAGCTGGCGATCGCGACCGTGCTGGCGGCCTACATGGCGGGGCTCGCAGTGGGCGCTGCGCTCGCCGGGCGGCTCGCGCCGCGCGTACGGCGCCCCGTTCTTGCGTACGGCCTGCTCGAGCTCGGCATCGCGCTGGCGGCGCTCGCGGTGCCGCTGCTCGTGCAGGGCGCGACGGCGCTCTTGCTCGCATGGTTCGGCGAGCAGCCAGGCTTGCCCGACGCGCGCGGCGGAGCGATCTCGCTGTTCTACCTCGCCACCTCGTTCGCGATCCTGATGGTCCCGACGCTGTTCATGGGCGCGACGCTGCCGCTGCTCGCGCGCCACGCCGTCCGTAGCGATGCGGAGCTCGGCCCGCGCATCGCGTGGCTCTACGCGATCAACACCGCCGGCGCGGTGCTCGGCACCCTGACGACCGCGTTCGTGCTGCTCGACGCGCTCGGCTTGCGCGGCACGGTCTGGGTGGCGGTGGCGCTGAACGCCGGCGTGTTCGTGATCGCGGCGCTGCTCGCGCGCATCGCGCCGCTTCCCGAGAGCAGCGCGCCCGGCACCGCAGCCGCAGCGCAGGGCGCGCGCTGGATCCTCCCCTTGATCCTGCTCTCCGGCGCCGTCTCGTTCTCGTACGAAGTGCTGTGGACGCGCCTGCTCTCGCACCGCCTCGGCGCGAGCGTGTACGCCTTCGCGACGATGCTCGGGAGCTTCCTGCTCGGCATCGCGCTCGGCTCCGCGCTCGCCGCACGCTTTGCGCGTACGCCCGCGCAGGCTCGCGCCGGTTTCGCGTTCGCGCAGCTCGGCATCGCCGCGCTCTCGCTCGCCGCGTTCACGCTCGTGGACTCGCTGCCGGCATGGCTCGGCACGAACGTCGCGCTGCTGCCGAACGCCGCGGCCGGGTTCGCGTTGTTATTGCCTGCCGCGCTCTGCATCGGCGCGACCTACCCGCTCGCGGTGCGCGTCCACGCCGGCGGCGCGGCCGACGCCTCCGCAGCGAGCGCGCGCGTCTACGCGTGGAACACGGCGGGCTCGATCGCCGGCGCGCTCGGCGCCGCCTACTTCGCGCTGCCCGCGCTCGGCTTCACCGGCGTCGTGACGGCCTGCGTCGCGACGAGCCTCCTCCTCGCGCTGGCCGCTTCGTTGTTAGGGGATTCGCGCCTGCGGCTGGCGGGAGCGCTCGCCTCGCTCGGCTTCGTCGCGCTCGCGCTGCTGCCGCCGCGCGAGCCCGTGCACCTGCTCCACGCGACGCCGCTCGAAGCGCACGGCGAGATCTTCCCCGTCGTGTTCTCGGCCGTGGGCGAGAGCTCGAGCGTGCTCGTCACGCGCGACGAGATCGGCCGCTATCGCGTGCGCACCAACGGCCTCCCCGAGTCGCTCGTCGTCAGCAGCGAGGCCGACTTCGACATGGGCGCCTCGGCGCGCTGGATCGGCGGCCTGGCCTCGCTCGTGAGACCCGAGGCCGAGAGCATCGCCGTCGTCGGCCTCGGCGGCGGCCTCTCCGTCGAGGGCATCCCGCGCACGGTTCGCGACGTCCACGTGATCGAGCTCGAGCCCGAAGTCGTCGCCGCGAATCGCGCGCTCTCGCCGCATCGCGCCGTCGATCCCCTCGCAGACCCGCGCGTGCGCCTCTACGAGAACGATGCGCGCAGCGCGCTGCTCCTCTCGGGCTTGCGCTTCGACGCGATCGTCGCGCAGGCCTCGCACCCGTGGACCGCGGGCGCGAGCCACCTCTACACGCGCGAGTTCTTCGAGCTCGTGCGCTCGCGCCTCACGAGTCGCGGCGTGTTCGTGCAGTGGATGGGGCCCGGCTTCGTCGACGAGACGCTGCTTCGCTCGATCGTCGCGACGGTGCGCGCGGTGTGGCCGAACGTGCGCGTATACGACCCGTACGGCGCGCTGCTGTTCGTCGCCTCGAACGAGCCGCTCGCGAGCGCCGAGCAGAGCGTGCCGGCGCTGCTCGCGCGCGATGCGGAAGTGATGGCGCGCCTCGGCGTGATGTCGGCCGCGCACGCCGAGCTCTGGCTGCGCCTCGACGAGGCCGGGGCAGAAGAGTTTTCGCGCGGCGCCGCGGTCATTACGGACGACCGCAACCTGCTGCAAATGCGCTCGCCGGCGGTCGTCGCCGGCGGTACGTCGCTGCAGCAGCAACCGTCGGAGGCTCTCGCTCGGCTCGCGCCGCTGCGGCAGGTGCGCGGCGCCGCGGCGACCGCGCTCGTTGCTCGCGCTGCCGAGCAGGGCGCGCTCGCGCGCATCGGAGCGCTGCTGCCGCACGGCGGCGACGCGGCGGCGGAGCAGGGGATCGCGGCGCGCATCGCACTCATGCGCGGCCGGCAGCACGTCGCCGAGAACCGCCTCGCGCAGGCGCTCGCAACGAACGCGGGCGAGCCGCTCGCACGCTCGCTCGCGCTGCGCATGCAGCGCCGCTTCGGCGATTCCGCGAAGCTCGCGCCGCTGCTCGCGGGCGCCGACCCGTCAGACGGCGAGCGAGTTGTTACGGAGGCGCTAGCTGCGTCCGACCGCGGCGATCTCGCCGCGCTGCGCGCTCTCGACGCCGCGCTCGCCGCGCTCACGGGCGGCGACCCCTTCACGCCGGATGCGACGCTGCTGCGCGCGACGTGGCGCGTGAACGCGGGAGGCGACGCCGAGCGGGCAGAAGCGCGCGCGCTGCTCGCGGGCCTGTTCGTCACGACCACGGGCAACACGCCGGCGCGCCTTCTCCTCGCCGAACTCGAAGATCGCGACCCCGTGCGCCGCGCCGCTCCGCTCCTGCGGATCGCGAGCGACAAGGCCTCGCCCCCGCTCACCGCGCACGAGGCCGCGCGCATCGAGGCGCTCGCCCGCACGCTGCCGAGCGGCGCGCCGGAGCTGATGGGCGCCCGGGAGCGCGTGATGGCCTACCTGGACCGTGCGGCCCGGGTGCCCTGGCGCTGA
- a CDS encoding aromatic ring-hydroxylating dioxygenase subunit alpha — protein MPTPMEKQPEPALEYVPIPKERYTSAEFARREWERMWTRVWLLAGREQDAAKPGDYFTFEIGPESVLVVRQRDGSLAARYNVCMHRGNRLREPGRGHAEEFSCLFHGWRYGIDGKLVAALDPHCFKQGVPAEKLSLAPVRCETWAGFVFVCLDPNAAPLRDYLGVIPEHLDPYGFASWKIQFHCTIAIDCNWKTCVDAFNEAYHLSATHAWTTEFTDDVRTVYDCYDKHTRMIFPEVQASLRHTGAGTVTQGIKDNFLKRVGVDVESFRGGEREARAAYAEAIRKLGPLLGADFSQLNESQMCDDFHYTIFPNVTFNTHSMFVWVFTHRPHPTDPNKMLFDFWDLLNAPSQNVPRPETLHLDAAKGETLTGKCGGGELMDEDLYNLPRIQQGMNSAAFKALHLCTQEVRILHHHDTLMKYLEGRVG, from the coding sequence ATGCCCACGCCGATGGAGAAGCAGCCGGAGCCGGCCCTCGAATACGTGCCGATTCCGAAGGAGCGCTACACGAGCGCCGAGTTCGCTCGGCGGGAGTGGGAGCGCATGTGGACTCGCGTTTGGCTGCTCGCGGGCCGCGAGCAGGACGCAGCGAAGCCGGGCGACTACTTCACGTTCGAGATCGGCCCCGAGTCGGTGCTGGTCGTCAGGCAGCGCGATGGCTCGCTCGCCGCGCGTTACAACGTGTGCATGCACCGCGGCAATCGCCTGCGCGAGCCGGGCCGCGGCCACGCGGAAGAGTTCTCGTGCCTCTTCCACGGCTGGCGCTACGGCATCGACGGCAAGCTCGTCGCCGCGCTCGACCCGCACTGCTTCAAGCAGGGCGTCCCCGCAGAGAAGCTCTCGCTCGCGCCCGTGCGCTGCGAAACCTGGGCGGGCTTCGTGTTCGTGTGCCTCGATCCGAACGCGGCGCCGCTGCGCGACTACCTCGGCGTCATCCCCGAGCACCTCGATCCCTACGGCTTCGCGAGCTGGAAGATCCAGTTTCACTGCACGATCGCGATCGACTGCAACTGGAAGACCTGCGTCGACGCGTTCAACGAGGCCTATCACCTCTCGGCGACGCACGCGTGGACGACCGAGTTCACCGACGACGTGCGCACCGTCTACGACTGTTACGACAAGCACACGCGCATGATCTTCCCCGAGGTGCAGGCGAGCCTGCGCCATACGGGCGCGGGCACCGTGACGCAGGGGATCAAGGACAACTTCCTGAAGCGCGTCGGCGTCGATGTCGAGAGCTTCCGCGGCGGCGAGCGAGAAGCGCGCGCGGCCTACGCCGAGGCGATTCGCAAGCTCGGCCCCTTGTTAGGGGCGGACTTCTCGCAGCTGAACGAGTCGCAGATGTGCGACGACTTCCACTACACGATCTTCCCCAACGTCACGTTCAACACGCACTCGATGTTCGTGTGGGTGTTCACGCACCGGCCGCATCCGACCGACCCCAACAAGATGCTCTTCGACTTCTGGGACCTGCTGAACGCTCCGTCGCAGAACGTCCCGCGTCCCGAGACGCTCCACCTCGACGCCGCGAAGGGCGAGACGCTCACGGGCAAGTGCGGCGGCGGCGAGCTGATGGACGAGGACCTCTACAACCTCCCGCGCATCCAGCAGGGCATGAACAGCGCCGCCTTCAAGGCGCTGCACCTGTGCACGCAGGAAGTGCGCATCCTCCATCACCACGACACGCTGATGAAGTACCTCGAGGGCCGCGTTGGCTGA
- a CDS encoding Rieske 2Fe-2S domain-containing protein, with protein MADGESRPVPCEVAWHRVPVELPPHGATRPFELRSRKLLLCNAAGTPYVIEDSCPHVRVSMAGAVLDGCVLECPHHGGRLDVRDGRPVRLPIRRGVETYPVRVCAEGGVEVALAMARRPTEDR; from the coding sequence TTGGCTGATGGCGAGTCGCGCCCGGTGCCGTGCGAGGTCGCGTGGCATCGAGTTCCCGTCGAGCTGCCGCCGCACGGCGCGACGCGCCCGTTCGAGCTGCGCTCGCGCAAGCTCTTGCTCTGCAACGCGGCCGGCACGCCCTACGTGATCGAGGACTCCTGCCCGCACGTGCGCGTCTCGATGGCCGGCGCCGTGCTCGACGGCTGCGTGCTCGAGTGCCCGCACCACGGCGGCCGCCTCGACGTGCGCGACGGGCGCCCCGTGCGGTTGCCGATTCGGCGCGGAGTCGAGACGTACCCGGTGCGCGTCTGCGCGGAGGGCGGGGTGGAGGTGGCTTTGGCGATGGCTAGGCGACCGACGGAGGACCGCTGA
- a CDS encoding amidohydrolase family protein, producing the protein MHDLILRSGTVIDGTGAAPREADVAIDGGVITAIGSVTTRGREEIDARGKLVTPGFVDIHTHYDGQATWDPLLTPSCWHGVTTLVMGNCGVGFAPVRPGKQDFLIGLMEGVEDIPGTALHEGIAWEWETFPQFLDALGRRRFALDVGTQVPHGAVRAYVMGERGAKNEPANAEDVRAMAEIVREAIAAGALGFSMSRTLMHRAIDGEVVPGTHASEDEIFGICRELGKLAQGIIELAPAGVMGEDLAAPEKEVAWMRRISRETGRPVSFALSQHEVEPAQFRRVLALCREANEAGSSLTPQVGSRPTMLLIGHQTFHPFSHRPTYKRLAHLPLPERVARLRDPEVKRRILAESPPQDGVPGIAMVNQLIATGLHKIFPLGDPPDYEPGPEKSILAIAQREGRDPYDVLYDQMLELDGRQLLMLAILSYHAGDLEALREMLEHPDSAFGLGDGGAHCGAICDASMTTFLLSHWARDRARGPRLPIEWVVRKMTRDTAHLYGLRDRAVLAPGKRADANVIDFARLELALPEVAHDLPANARRLIQRARGYDATIVAGAVTFREGVHTGELPGRLVRGARA; encoded by the coding sequence ATGCACGATCTCATCCTCCGCTCCGGCACCGTGATCGACGGCACCGGCGCCGCGCCGCGCGAAGCGGACGTCGCGATCGATGGCGGCGTGATCACCGCGATCGGCTCCGTAACAACTCGCGGGCGCGAGGAGATCGACGCGCGCGGGAAGCTCGTGACGCCGGGCTTCGTCGACATTCACACGCACTACGACGGGCAGGCGACCTGGGATCCGCTGCTCACGCCCTCGTGCTGGCACGGCGTGACGACGCTCGTGATGGGGAACTGCGGCGTCGGCTTCGCGCCGGTCAGGCCGGGCAAGCAGGACTTCCTGATCGGGCTGATGGAGGGCGTGGAGGACATCCCGGGCACGGCGCTGCACGAGGGCATTGCGTGGGAGTGGGAGACCTTCCCGCAGTTCCTCGATGCATTGGGGCGTCGGCGTTTCGCGCTCGACGTCGGCACGCAGGTGCCGCACGGCGCGGTGCGCGCGTACGTGATGGGCGAGCGCGGCGCGAAGAACGAGCCCGCGAACGCCGAGGACGTGCGCGCGATGGCGGAGATCGTGCGCGAGGCGATCGCCGCCGGCGCGCTCGGCTTCTCGATGTCGCGCACGCTGATGCACCGCGCGATCGACGGCGAGGTGGTGCCGGGCACGCACGCCAGCGAGGACGAGATCTTCGGCATCTGTCGCGAGCTCGGGAAGCTTGCGCAGGGGATCATCGAGCTCGCGCCCGCGGGCGTGATGGGCGAGGACCTCGCGGCGCCCGAGAAGGAAGTGGCGTGGATGCGGCGCATCTCGCGCGAGACGGGGCGGCCGGTTTCGTTCGCGCTCTCGCAGCACGAGGTGGAGCCCGCGCAGTTCCGGCGCGTGCTCGCGCTGTGTCGCGAGGCGAATGAGGCCGGCTCGTCCCTAACACCTCAGGTCGGCTCGCGGCCCACGATGCTGCTGATCGGGCACCAGACGTTCCACCCGTTCTCGCATCGCCCCACGTACAAGCGCCTCGCGCACCTACCGCTCCCCGAGCGCGTCGCGCGACTGCGCGATCCCGAGGTGAAGCGGCGTATCCTCGCAGAGTCGCCGCCGCAGGACGGCGTGCCCGGGATCGCGATGGTGAACCAGCTGATCGCGACGGGGCTGCACAAGATCTTCCCCCTCGGCGATCCGCCGGACTACGAGCCGGGCCCTGAGAAGTCGATCCTGGCGATCGCGCAGCGCGAGGGCCGCGACCCGTACGACGTGCTCTACGACCAGATGCTCGAGCTCGACGGCCGCCAGCTCTTGATGCTCGCGATCCTCAGCTACCACGCGGGCGACCTCGAAGCGCTGCGCGAAATGCTGGAGCATCCCGACAGCGCGTTCGGCCTCGGCGACGGCGGCGCGCACTGCGGCGCGATCTGCGACGCGTCGATGACGACGTTCCTGCTCAGCCACTGGGCGCGCGACCGCGCGCGCGGGCCGCGCCTCCCGATCGAGTGGGTCGTGCGCAAGATGACGCGCGACACGGCGCACCTCTACGGCCTGCGCGACCGCGCCGTGCTCGCGCCCGGCAAGCGCGCCGACGCGAACGTGATCGACTTCGCGCGCCTCGAGCTCGCGCTCCCCGAGGTCGCCCACGACCTGCCCGCGAACGCGAGGCGCTTGATTCAGCGCGCGCGGGGATACGACGCCACGATCGTCGCGGGCGCGGTCACGTTCCGCGAAGGCGTGCACACCGGCGAGCTACCTGGGCGACTCGTGCGAGGTGCTCGCGCCTAG